The Methanococcus voltae nucleotide sequence AATTAAAAAACAAGTCCCGTAATTGTGAAGAAATTGAAAATAATTCCAAATAATCAGATATTTTTGATATATTAAAAAGTTCTAAAGCCTGTTCTTTTGTAATTATACTATTGTTTAACCCATTATTCTGAAGTAATTTTTCATATTCTTCAGTATTATAATTATTTTTAATAATATAATTATTCAAACTTGTTTCATCCGTAAGGTTAATATCATTACAATTCTCAGAAATTAAATTGTACACATTTGCCCTCAATTCCTGAAAATTATGTCTTATTTCACCAAGTGACATATGCACACCTCGTGTAAATTAAAAATAAACAATAAACAAAATAAACAATAAAAAAAGAGAAATTAAATTTAATTTATTGTTTTCCGTGTTTTTCGAGAACTTTTAAGGAAGCAGGTAAAATATCAGCTAAAGGACCGAAGCACATGCTGTCTGCAGTACCGGTTAAAGCTTTAGGGTCTAATTTATCTTCCATGCCTTTAATTCCTTCGCTTCTCATTAATTCTAAAATTTGGGTAATAGCTTCATCTGCCATCATTTGTGCAAAGTCTGCAGGAGCACCTAAAATTTGGGTAACTGCGTCTCTGTAAGCTAAAATACCTGCGTAAACTGGTGCAGTAACTGCTGAACCCATGTCACATACAGGGCTGATTAAGTTAGCTGGCATTTTGAAAGCTTCTCCTCTTGCAGTATTTGCAATTTTGAAGAATTTTTCAACTGCTTCTTCTGTTGCGAATCCTTCTGAAATGAACACTTGTCCTTTCATTTCAGGAACTGCTCCAGGGTGGTATGCGATAATGTTTAAATCGTCTCTACCTAAGTCTTTAAAGATTTTAGCAAATTTAGGGGTTGGGATTGTACATGCGTGTGTAACAATTGCTCCTTCCTTAATGTTTGCTACGAATTTTTCAATAATTGCAGGTTGGCTGCCTCCTTTTGGTAACCATGTAATAACAATATCTGCGTCTTTAACTGCTTCATTATCGTCTGCAGTAACTTTTAAGCCTACTTTTTCAGGGCTTACAAAGTGCATACAAGCTTTAGGTGGTTTTGGTAATTCTTTTGCCTTAGCTTTAACTGCATCTCTGATTTCTGGCATAACTTCTTCAGCTTTTCCTGCTAAATGAGCTTCCATAACTTTTGTATAGTCAAAGTTGTCTAAAACTACAATTTCATTTCCTTCTGCAAAGCAAGGATCTG carries:
- the hmd gene encoding 5,10-methenyltetrahydromethanopterin hydrogenase; the protein is MKVAILGAGCYRTHAASGITNFSRASEVAKQVGIPEIAMTHSTIIMGAELLHLIDEIDEVVIADPCFAEGNEIVVLDNFDYTKVMEAHLAGKAEEVMPEIRDAVKAKAKELPKPPKACMHFVSPEKVGLKVTADDNEAVKDADIVITWLPKGGSQPAIIEKFVANIKEGAIVTHACTIPTPKFAKIFKDLGRDDLNIIAYHPGAVPEMKGQVFISEGFATEEAVEKFFKIANTARGEAFKMPANLISPVCDMGSAVTAPVYAGILAYRDAVTQILGAPADFAQMMADEAITQILELMRSEGIKGMEDKLDPKALTGTADSMCFGPLADILPASLKVLEKHGKQ